CTTCCAGAAAAAAGATGATGAATAGAGAGCAGTTTTATGCTGCTTTTTTTTCTTCGTTTTGATGGAGATCTTTTCCTGTTTGAGGATACCTTTGAGAAGATTTCAGTAAATCTCCCCAAATTTTATCGAGCTTCTGGTTTTGGGTTTTTGTCAGCTTATGAAGGATAATTAAGCTTTCATCATTCAAGCCAAACCCTGCTTCAGACCAGTTTGTAGATCCAGTAATCAGAATTTTCCTGTCAATAATTCCAAATTTATGGTGTAGCTTATGAGGAGTAGTCTTGATTGAAAAAGGAAAGTTTTTCAGCTGGAGTTTTTCTAGCTGCCCTTGTAGAGGAGTTCTAAAGCCTTTATCAATGATAACCTCTACAGCAACGCCACGTTGCATAGCATCATGGAGCGCTTGAAGAATTCCTGGATGGGTAAGGGCAAACATTCCTACGCAGATAGTTTTTTCTGCTTTGTTAAGGATTTGCAGGACAGAAAATAAAGCCTTACTGCCATCTTTAGGAAGGACAAAGTATTCTAAAGGTTGTTTATTTATCACGAAGGACCCTGAGGTGTTTGCGCTGATATGGTCGCAAAGTTCAGAGCTCTTTATGCCAATGATTAGGTTGCTATCTAAAATTAAAGAGTCAAAAGTATAATTTGCAGATCCTATCCAGGCATATTTTTTATCTATAGCGAGGGCTTTTTGATGCATAAGTTTACGGCCTTCCCTGGGATGCTCTGTAAGAGTAACATTACTCGTCTTAGGAAACGCTTCTCTAGCTTTAAACATTTGATAGTCGATAGTGAGAGGAAGGTGATTTTCTGCTTGCTTTGCGAGGCTCGCAATGATGGAAGGTTCTTGGAGATTGTAAATACGAAGGGAGATTTCTTTATCAGCATGGTCTATAGCATCGCATAGAACTTGCCGTACATCTTCGTGAGCTTGCTTTGAAAAAATCACAGGTTCTTCTGACTTTAAGAAAGTATTATAAGTTTCTTCTTTCGTTGTTTTTGCAAGTACTCCCAAAAAGACAGTAGTAACAACAACGAAAATAATACGTAAGGTTGCTTGTTTTTTTTTCATGGAAACCCCCGTTTTTAATTCACTCAGGGATCTGCAGTGTTTATGAAAATTATTTAATTTATCAAGTCTTTTTAAAGAATATCTTTTTAATCTAAAATGATTTAGGGAAAAACTCCCTCCAACGTTTAGAAACTCTTTTAGAGATTTCTTCGTTAGCTTCTACCTCTCTAGGATGAGAGGTCTTGGCTCGAGCATCTAAAATAATTGGAAAGAGATATTGTGGACGAAAAGCATCTCTTCCCTGGTGGTAGATGTGCATATCTGTTGCAGGGGCACTATGGATAAATGTGGACCAGAGAAAGTCTTTTTCACTACGAAGGGATCTTTGAAGGTTATTCGTAAGAACTACCAAAGGCCAAGAGCTGAGAGAAGGATGATGAAGAAGACTCTCAACATCTCTATCGCTTGGGAGCTCTAGTACCAAACATCCCCGGCAGAATACTCCTATATCACATACTCTAGGAAGTCTTGAACCTTGATAAATATGGGGAAGCGTTCGCTTCTTTGGGCCTATTCCCATAAGGATCACCTTAGAGCCTTGATTTAATCTTGGCCCTGAGTAGTCTAGGGTGTCATTTGCGGTTTCTGAAAATAGAATCAGATCACGCTGGGGAAGGAGCCTTTCTAAGATCGCCTCTAAAACCTCTGAAAACCTAGATAAATTTACATCTTGGTCTGTAAGCATAAGATACTTTGTTAAGGAAAGCTGTCCCTCTCCTAAGATTCTCAAAGCAGAAACAAGAGATTCTTTCCAATAGCGTTCTTTCACTACTGCTGCAGTAAGAGCATGGAATCCTGCTTCTCCATAGCTTTTCAGTGCACGTACTCCTGGCATCACTAAAGGAAATAGGGGAGAAAGGTACTCTTGAAGTTTCTCTCCAAGATAGAAATCTTCTTGATAGGGCTTACCTACAACTGTTGCGGGGTAGATAGCATCTTTCCTATGGTAGATCTTATGGCAGCGAAATATGGGAAAGTCGTGTTGTAGACTATAAAATCCATAGTGGTCTCCAAATGGCCCTTCGGGACGACGTTCACCTGCAATAGCCTCTCCCGTAAGGATAAACTCTGTGTCAAGGAGAAGAGGATGTGGGTGAGGAGGGCATTTTTTATACAAGAGCTTGGAGTTCTGTAGGAAGGTACAAAATAAGATCTCCGAGAGATTTTCAGGAAGAGGAGCAATCGCAGATAGAATCAAAAAAGGATTTCCAGATAGAAATACCGTAACGGGAAGATTTCTCTGGATCTTTTCAGCTTCATAGAAATGCATCCCTCCCCCTTTTTGAATCTGAAAATGTAGCCCTAAAGTTTGATGGTCAAACCTTTGCATGCGATACATCCCCAAGTTAGGAGAGGAACTCTCTAAAGATTCTGTATATACTAGGGGAAGAGTAAGAAAAGCTCCGCCATCTTCAGGCCAACTTGTGAGCATCGGAAGCTCATGAAGGTTTACAGAAGAGGAAGAAAGAAAAGGAAACCGTCGCCATCGGGATTTACGTAGCCCTAAAGAAAGCCCTCGTTTGAGAAGGCCACGAGCTTCCCATAGCGTCTTTATTTTAAGGGGAGAGGAAAATAGCTGGGCAATTTGTGAAAATAGTGTATCAGGAACACGAGAAAATAATGTATCTACTCTATGGCGCGTCCCAAAAAGATTCGTGACTACAGGAAATTTAGAACCAACAACATGATGAAAAAGAAGGGCCGGCCCCTGGCTTTCGATAACACGACGATGAATCTCTGCCAATTCTAAATGGGGATCTACAGGAGCATAAACATCAACAAGCTGGCCCTGAGCTCGCAAAAGAGAAACATGGCGCCTTAATAAAGACATAAATATTCCTCTTTTTAGGAAAATAAAGGAAGAAGACTAGAGACCTTTACTCTTAGCTCGTAAAATAGCAGTTTCAAGACCTAGCTTATCAATTAAACGAAGTGCTGAAGCAGAAATTTTCATTTTTAAAAATCTCTTTTCTTCCGTGGACCACAAACGCTTAGTTACCATGTTAGGATAAAAACGTCGCTTGGTTTTTCCTGTGGTTTTTAATCCAATTCCTTTTTTCTTTTTAGCAATACCTCGGATTGTGTAGCTATTACCGCAACGAGGTCTTTTTCCTGTAAGTGGACACTTTCTTGACATGTTTTTCCTATGAATTTCGTTGTTATCACGAAAATAAAAGTACATTAAGAGGAATCTATATTAGATCTTTCACGATATATGGAAAAGTGGTTTTGTGTAAAAAATTTTAGTAATACATTTTTGATAAAAACTTTTAGAAAAAACTAGATATTTTCTCTGAAGCTTATGGAAGTATTTCTTTTATATAGTGATTAAAACGTTCGTGAGAGGAAAGCTCTTCTATAGATGGGCGTACTCTATATATCCAGTTAGTATGGGATAGAGTTCCTGGGACGTTAATTCTTTCTTGGTATAGCTGCTTTGAGATTAGCTCTGGACAGAGAGCCAAGTAGTCATTGAGTAGGTTGATATGAAAAATTGAAGCAGTTTGGTGAGACAGATTTAAAATTGTTTTTTGAGTTTCTACAGTTAGTTTGGAAGAATAGGGGAGATTTAAGAACGAGGCAAACTCTTTTGCTTCTGAGGGGGAGTTATTCCACCACAGTGCTAAGGTATCGGAATCATGCGTGGATAAGGAAGTCATGGATAGAGGACAATACTTATCAAAGGGAATAAATCCTTCTCCAGATTCCCAGTACTTCTCCCATCTAGGAATGCGTGTTCCACAAATTCCCAAAGTTTTTAGCCTCTTTTTGATATCTTTAGGGACATCTCCAAGATCCTCACCAATAGGGAGCATGGAGGAATCTTGAAGTAAAGAAGAGAGGATTTCGGTTCCCTGCTTTAGGTATTCTTTAGGAGATTCTGGGAAGAACTTCCCGTTTCCTTGAGAGTCCCATACCCATAAGCGAAAGAATCCTACAATATGATCAAGACGGTATAGAGAATAAAAGTTTTCTGCGTAGCGTAAGCGCTCCTTCCACCAGATATAGTTATCTTTTTTAAGATTTTCTATGTTGTAGATAGGCAGCTGCCAGTTTTGCCCTTCGGCGTTGTAAAAATCTGGAGGGGCACCTACAGATCCTGATGAAGAGAAATACTCCTTAGCATACCACACATCGCAGCTATCCTTACTGATTAAAATAGGAAGATCTCCCATAAGAAAGACTTGGTGTTGATCAGCAAAGGTACGTACCTGGGAGAGTTGTTGGTAACAGAGAAACTGTAGATAAGAAAAAAAATGTATCTCAGAGGAAAAGGTTTTTGCTAATTGAGGAAACTGTTTTTGATCTGTCAATGAGATGGGCCATGTTGTGCTTGGAGTCCCATTCATATGGTGTTTGATTGCTCGAAACAGTGCATAGGGAGAGAGCCAGGAGGACTCTTTATCTATAAACTTATGGAACTCTGGATTGTCAGCACTAGAGGCTTTTCCTATTTGGGTATAATATTCCCTAAGAAACTCCCATTTTGCCTGTTTTACTTTAGGATAGGGAACATGAGGTAAGGCACAGAGTTTATGCATGGCTTGAAGTTTTTCCTTAGACTTAGGGAGAGAGTGGACTTCGGGGAGTGCTGTTAGAGAAAGAAATAGGGGATTTAAAGCGATTGAGGAGATGCTATTGTATGGGCTGCTATCTTCTCCTGTATCGTTTAGAGGAAGGAGCTGAAGGATATGGAAACCTGAAGAGGCACACCAAGAGATAAGAGGAAGAAGGTCTAGGTATTCTCCGATGCCGCAGCTATTTTTTGTATGAAGAGAAAATAAAGGAACGCAAATGCCGTGTTTTGGAGTGGTCCCTAGGAGTTTCCATGAGGAAGCTGCTGGGGATGTTTCTATGGAATGGAAGAGTTTCAATAGAGCTTATGAGATGTGATAAAGTCCTAAAACATGTAAGTCTGGGAGTTTCCCGGATTGTAAAGCTTGCATCCAGATATAGGCATGGCGGGAGAAGAAGGTCAGATAGCGGAAGAGCTTCTCTCCATTGAGGTAATTCATGCTTAAGGTGTCAGAGAGATATAATTGTTTGGTAACTTCACCATAGCCTAAGATTCCTTTGATCCCTGAAAGGGGGGAGGCATTTACAGATAAGGCTGCTTTAAATATCCTTTCCCTAAAGGTGTTTTCGGGAAGGGATCCTAGGATAGTTACTATGGCAATATCTCCCGAGGTTCCGTCTTCTTCTAATTGCACTGGAACTTCAGTTTCGCTAAAGCGAATTAAACATGCATGGTTTTTATCTGGAGTCAAACTAGAATGTAGCAAGGTTCCCAGAGATTCTAAAAGTTGCTCGAACTGGCTTTGCATAGGTTATGACCAGGGATAAGGTTTTGGGAAATCCGTAGCTTTGGGGTAATCTTCATTGTCACGGTTGATAGAGTCCAAAGTGTTTAACATCATCATTTTTAAATCTTGACGCTTGCTAGCAGAAGCATAGAGTCTAGCTGAGGTGTTGTTCAAAGCAGTGACAAAAAGATTCATTACTGCAGTTTGTACTTCAGTTTCGTTCCCTACAAGTTCTTGGAGACTTCTTTCCATTTTTGATGATGAGGGGAATTTATCGTTGATCATTCCTTGAAAGGCGTCGGCAAGAGATCGAGAATTGACATTAGGAGAAATAGTATGGCCTTCAGTTTTTAAGCTGTCGAGTATTGTTGGAGCTCTAGAGTCAAAGAATTCATACGAGGTTAGGATAGCTTGTAAATTTCGAATTTCTGACATCAAAAGTTGAAGCTTAGGAGGCTCTACAGAAGGTCCTTCGGATTTAAGATCAGCAGACATCCCATTTAATAAGAAAGAGCTTACCTTACCCATTTCTTCATGAGAATACTGACCTTTCAGTAAATCAAGTAATTGATGGCAGTTTAGATTTGTTGTTGTGACTACATTATAAATGTCTCTTAAGCTTGATGGAGGTACGCCTAAAGCTTCCCCATATTGTTGAGAAGCGAATAAAACATTTCTACCTCCAGAGACTTTTGTTCCGTGTTGTTGTAGGAGAGTATTTCGCGCTTGAACAAGGGCTTCTTTTAAATCTGCACTGGAAGAAGGAGTTGTTTGAACCAAATAATCTAACGCAAGGGCTTGTAAAGCAGGATCGTTAAATTTACTTGCTAAAAGATTTAAAACATCTTCACTAGAGGAATTATCAGATAATTGATCTCGAATTCCTCTTAAGTCAGATCCGGAGACTTCGGAGTTTCCTTGAGTATACTTATCTGCAAGGTCTTGGCCTGATTTATCCCCAGTTTCTGTTTTTTTATCTGTCTTAGCTTCGCCTTTTCTTCGTGATTCTAGAGATTTAAAGGTTTCTTCTTTTTTTTTAGTGCGAGTCGCTGCAGCAGGATTCGAGGAATCAGGGACATCCCTAACGAAACTCATTTCTGAGCTTTCTTGTGATGCTATAACTTCGGCTGCATCAGCTTTTGCTTGAGCAGCTTGAACTGCAGAAAGATCTACAGCTTTAGAGCCTCCTAAGCCTCCTGTCCCTCCAGCTGCCATATTCCTCCAGCTTTTACAGCACTAAAGATTTAGAAAATCTGAATTCTTCCTAAAGGTTGTATACGGATTTCTGGAAGAACTTCTTGATAAGAAATTACCGCAATATCTGGAAATTCAGTTTCTATTAATTTTCGTACATAACGTCTGACGTCTATTGCTGTCAAGAGTACTGGGGGTTGCCCTCCAGGAGGGGTTGGCGTGATCGTATTACGCATAGATTTTAAGATCAGATTAACAGAATCAGGATCTAAGGCAAGGTAAGATCCTGCAGATGTTTGTTTAATTGCTCCACGAATCATCTCTTCAATTTCTGGATCTAAAAGGTAAACGGAGATTGCAGACTGCCCTTGTGAAAACTTAAAGCTAATGTAAAGCTTTAAGGAAGAACGAACATATTCTGTAAGCAGGACAGTATCTTTTTCAGTCTGAGCCCATTCACTTAGGGATTCTAGAATTGTACGAAGGTCTTTAATAGAGATCTGCTCTTGAACGAGACGTTTGAAAATCTCTGTAAGTTTTTGGAGTGGAATCAGTCGGGTAACTTCTTTTACAAGATCAGGGAAGGAGCGCTCCATAAACTCAACCATGGAACGAACTTCTTGAATGCCAAGAAACTCTTGGGAATTTTTATGAAAGAAATAGGAAAGATGAAGGATAATTACTTCAAGGGGAGACCAGTATTTTATCGCAGCTTTATCTAAGATGGCCTTAGCATCCTCACTTACCCAAGCAGAAGGAAGACCCGCAGCATTTTTATAGGTAATAAATGGTAAGTTATAACGGCTGAGGTTTTCTTCGACTTCATTGGTTAGTACATGATTTGGAGGAATTTTCCCACGAACATAAGGAACTTCATTGAGAAGAATCATATAGTCATGACCCTCAAGAGAAGGAGAGTCCGTGCGGACATGAATCCCAGGATAGCGAATACCAATATCTTGATAGAGGGCTTGGCGCATCTTTGGGATCATATCATCGATAAAAGTTTGTCCGGCTTTGTTTCTATGGTGGATTAACTTGGAAAGATCTTTCCCTAGTTCTAAAATTACAGGTAAAGTTAAGGCATAATCATCGGGGCTATCAGTAGATGCAGAGCCTTCACTAGCAGCCCCTACGGTTGTTGAAGAGCTCCCACCTCCCCCTGCCATTTTTTTTGCAGCGTTTTTCTTTGTAAGTAGCAACACTCCCAATACTAAAAAGATCAAAGCAAGAACAGAAAATGACCAAAGAGGGAAACCTTTAAAGAAGCCCACTCCGAGTGTTGCAAAGCCTGCTAAGAGCAATGCACGAGGTTCTTTAACTAACTGTGCAGAGATTTCACGACCTAAGTTAGAATCTTTATCGCTAGATACTCGGGTAGTGACAATACCAGCTGTAAGAGAGACTAAAAGAGAGGGGATCTGAGAAACCAAACCATCTCCAATAGAGAGGAGGGTGTAGACATGGGCAGCTTGAGCGAGATCCATACCGTGCATGGTGACCCCAATGGCCAAGCCTCCGACGATGTTAATTAAGGAGATAACGATCCCAGCGATCACGTCTCCCTTAATGAACTTCATCGCACCATCCATAGCTCCGTAGAGCTCACTTTCCTTTTGGATTTGTGCACGTTTATCCCTAGCTTGGGTCGCATCAATCATACCGGCACGTAGGTCTGCATCGATCGCCATCTGCTTACCAGGCATCGCATCTAATCGGAATCTCGCAGCGACCTCAGCAACCCTTTCAGCACCTTTGGTAACCACAATAAACTGAATGATCGTAATGATCAGAAAGATAATGAATCCGACGATATAATTTCCTCCAACGACGAAGTCTCCGAAGGCTTGGATGACATGTCCGGCATAAGCTTTAAGGAGAATTTGTCTTGAGGAGGAAATGTTAATTCCTAAACGAAACATCGTGGTGATCAAAAGTAGAGAAGGGAATACTGACAACTGCAGGGCACTAGGGATATAAAGAGCTACCATCAACAGAAAGACGGAAATCGCCAAGTTGATTGTGATCATAAGGTCAACAAGTGCTGGAGGTAGCGGTAAGATGATCATTAAGACTACGCCCATCATCCAAATCGCTAGGAGTAGGTCGCTAGACCTGTTGATCATGTTAAGGGCGGCTTCTCCACCAAAGGTTCTACTTACAAAATTGAGTAGCTTATTCATTAGTCATCAGATGGGTTAATATTTTTCATATTAGGGTTTTGAGCTTGCAGAGAGGTAATATATAGAAGAATTTCCCCAATAGCTTCATATGTGGACTCTGGAATAAACTTCAATTCTTTTCCTTCGTCCCAAAGCTGATGCGCCAAGGGGACATTTCTCATAATAGGAATTCCATACTTTTCGGCTTCTGCAAGGATTCTTTTTGCCCTTAAATTGATCCCCATAGCGATAATCCAGGGGGCTTTATATTTCTCTGGCATATAGCCAATAGCTACGGCAATATCCTTAGGATTAGAGACAACCGTGCTAGCATGTTTGATTTGCGAAGAAGGATCTTCATAGGCAATTTCTTGTGCGATTTGACGGCGGCGTCCCTTAATTTCTGGGTTTCCTTCAGTATCTTTAAATTCCTGTTTGACCTCAAACTTTTCCATTTTTAGCTCTTTAGAAAAGTTATGACGTTGATAGACCAAATCCAAAACCGCAACAACAACAAAAAAAATGCCAATAGACGTAACTGCTTTATAAAAGATCTGTTTAAAAATCTGCGCTGTCACTATAGGAGCTACACCTGCAGTCTCTATAATTAAGGGAACCCGATTTTTCAAAACCACATACAAGATCAGCGCAGCACCAAAAATTTTAAAGACAGATTTTAATAATTCTATTAAAGTTTTGACTTTAAATTTTTGCTTAATGTTTTCAATAGGATTGAACTTTTTTATATCGGGCTTGAATACTTCTGTAGAGAACACAGGACCAACAATAAGAAACCCTACAATAAGACCAATAATCCCCACAGAAACCAGCAGCGGAAGAGAAGCTGCTAGGATTAATGTAAGACAGTTTTTCAGGTAATATAGAGCGAGTCTAGGATCATGATTTATAGGGGCTTGTGTTAATGTTGAGACGAGAAACCCTCCTAGGTGTTGGTAAAAGAAGGAAGATAGATAGAACGCCATAGACATTGACACAATAAAGGTGATGGCAGAGGGGAAATCTTGAGATTTTGCTACCTGGCCTTTCTTCCTAGCGTCTCTGAGTCGCTTTGGCGTTGCCTTTTCTGTCTTTTCACCCATGCCACTGCCAAAATTGTATCGAAAGGATTACATTGGGAATTACTTGCAACTTACCGTATACCAGGGTTTTTCTCAAGAGCGAAGCCTAGAGTGCTTAAAATTAAGGGGTTTGGACAGTCTTCGACACAAGGTAAAATAGACTATCTTTTGCTTCTCTAGTTTTCTTCGCTAGGGAGAAGCTTTGTCAGGAATTTTTAGATACGTTATAGTTTTCTCAACTTAGCTAAAGTTTGACGTAAAGCTGTAACATCAGAATCTATTTTTTTCGATATAATATATGAGTCATACAGAGTGTGGAATTGTTGGCCTTCCTAACGTAGGGAAGTCTGGGTTATTTAATGCGTTAACAGGGGCGCAGGTAGCTTCCTGTAACTATCCTTTTTGTACCATAGATCCTAATGTAGGTATTGTTCCTGTTCTTGACAAGCGTTTAGAGATCTTAGCTGAAATGAGCCAGAGCAAGAAGATCCTTTATGCAGATATGAAGTTTATAGATATCGCGGGTTTAGTCATGGGGGCTTCTTCTGGAGCAGGGTTGGGGAACCGCTTTCTTTCTCATATTCGAGAGACCCATGCTATCGCTCATGTAGTGCGTTGTTTTGAGGACTCTAATGTGACCCATGTTTCTGGTAAGGTAGATCCTGCTGAGGATATTGCAGTAATTAACCTTGAGCTTGTCCTTGCAGATTTTGCTTCAGCGCAAAGTATTTATGGAAAGCTAGAGAAACTGTCAAAAGGGAAAAAAGATATCGGAGCCGTTTTACCTTTGTTAGATAGACTTCTCGTGCATTTAGAAAAAGGGGAGCCAGTACGTTCTTTAGAGATGACCCCTGAAGATCGAGCTCTCTTGAAGCCTTACCCTTTTCTTACTATGAAGCCAATGCTTTATGTAGCAAATGTTGGTGAGGATGCCCTTCCAGAAATGGACAACGCCTATGTTTCTGCGGTAAGAGAAATCGCATCTAAGGAAAACGCCCAGGTAGTGCCTATCTGCGTACAGATAGAGGAAGAGATTGTCTCCCTTCCTGTTGAAGAACGTCAGGAATTTCTATTGAGCTTGGGATTGGAATCATCGTGTTTACAGAAGCTTGTCAGCGCTGCCTACAGTACATTAGAATTGATTTCCTATTTTACTACAGGCCCTCAGGAAACCCGTGCATGGACAATCCCTAATGGCGCAACAGCTGTAGAGGCAGCAGGAGAAATCCACTCTGATATTCAGAAAGGGTTTATTCGCGCGGAGGTAGTCACCTTGGAAGATATCATCGCGTATCAAGGGAGAAATGGAGTACGAGAAGCTGGGAAACTACGAGCTGAAGGGAGAGATTATGTAGTGAAAGATGGAGATATTCTTCTCTTTTTACATAATTAAGAAGATAGGTGAAAGAGAGTCTTGGCCTGAAGGACATCGTGCTTTATCGCGCATATGAGTTCCTCCTTAGAAGCAAATTTTTTTTCTTCCCTAAGGAACTTTTTTGGAAAGAAAGTAATTCTTTCTCCATAAAGGTTCCCAGAAAAGTTAAAGAGATGCGCCTCTAAGCATAAGGAGTCCCGATGGACCGTCGGAGCTTCACCTAAGTTCATCACAGCAAAGTATGTTTGATGTTTATGCTTCACTTCACAAGCATATACCCCATAAGGAAGCAAACATTCTTCTTTGATCACATTCAAGGTTGCAAATCCTAACCTCGAGCCAATGCCATTTCCTGCTGTTACAGTGCCGCAAATTGCATAGGGACGCCCAAGATAAAGATGAGCAGTCTCTAAGTCCCCATGAGACAGCATTTTGCGAATCTTTTGGCTTGAGATGACCTCATTATTGAAGTAAAAAGAAGGGGCTTGAACGATCTCTATCCCTAAGCTTTTCCCTAAAGGTTGTAAGGTTTTTATAT
This genomic stretch from Chlamydia pecorum E58 harbors:
- the sctU gene encoding type III secretion system export apparatus subunit SctU; the protein is MGEKTEKATPKRLRDARKKGQVAKSQDFPSAITFIVSMSMAFYLSSFFYQHLGGFLVSTLTQAPINHDPRLALYYLKNCLTLILAASLPLLVSVGIIGLIVGFLIVGPVFSTEVFKPDIKKFNPIENIKQKFKVKTLIELLKSVFKIFGAALILYVVLKNRVPLIIETAGVAPIVTAQIFKQIFYKAVTSIGIFFVVVAVLDLVYQRHNFSKELKMEKFEVKQEFKDTEGNPEIKGRRRQIAQEIAYEDPSSQIKHASTVVSNPKDIAVAIGYMPEKYKAPWIIAMGINLRAKRILAEAEKYGIPIMRNVPLAHQLWDEGKELKFIPESTYEAIGEILLYITSLQAQNPNMKNINPSDD
- a CDS encoding menaquinone biosynthesis decarboxylase, translating into MSLLRRHVSLLRAQGQLVDVYAPVDPHLELAEIHRRVIESQGPALLFHHVVGSKFPVVTNLFGTRHRVDTLFSRVPDTLFSQIAQLFSSPLKIKTLWEARGLLKRGLSLGLRKSRWRRFPFLSSSSVNLHELPMLTSWPEDGGAFLTLPLVYTESLESSSPNLGMYRMQRFDHQTLGLHFQIQKGGGMHFYEAEKIQRNLPVTVFLSGNPFLILSAIAPLPENLSEILFCTFLQNSKLLYKKCPPHPHPLLLDTEFILTGEAIAGERRPEGPFGDHYGFYSLQHDFPIFRCHKIYHRKDAIYPATVVGKPYQEDFYLGEKLQEYLSPLFPLVMPGVRALKSYGEAGFHALTAAVVKERYWKESLVSALRILGEGQLSLTKYLMLTDQDVNLSRFSEVLEAILERLLPQRDLILFSETANDTLDYSGPRLNQGSKVILMGIGPKKRTLPHIYQGSRLPRVCDIGVFCRGCLVLELPSDRDVESLLHHPSLSSWPLVVLTNNLQRSLRSEKDFLWSTFIHSAPATDMHIYHQGRDAFRPQYLFPIILDARAKTSHPREVEANEEISKRVSKRWREFFPKSF
- a CDS encoding phospholipase D-like domain-containing protein, which translates into the protein MKKKQATLRIIFVVVTTVFLGVLAKTTKEETYNTFLKSEEPVIFSKQAHEDVRQVLCDAIDHADKEISLRIYNLQEPSIIASLAKQAENHLPLTIDYQMFKAREAFPKTSNVTLTEHPREGRKLMHQKALAIDKKYAWIGSANYTFDSLILDSNLIIGIKSSELCDHISANTSGSFVINKQPLEYFVLPKDGSKALFSVLQILNKAEKTICVGMFALTHPGILQALHDAMQRGVAVEVIIDKGFRTPLQGQLEKLQLKNFPFSIKTTPHKLHHKFGIIDRKILITGSTNWSEAGFGLNDESLIILHKLTKTQNQKLDKIWGDLLKSSQRYPQTGKDLHQNEEKKAA
- a CDS encoding CesT family type III secretion system chaperone; the encoded protein is MQSQFEQLLESLGTLLHSSLTPDKNHACLIRFSETEVPVQLEEDGTSGDIAIVTILGSLPENTFRERIFKAALSVNASPLSGIKGILGYGEVTKQLYLSDTLSMNYLNGEKLFRYLTFFSRHAYIWMQALQSGKLPDLHVLGLYHIS
- the sctV gene encoding type III secretion system export apparatus subunit SctV, which gives rise to MNKLLNFVSRTFGGEAALNMINRSSDLLLAIWMMGVVLMIILPLPPALVDLMITINLAISVFLLMVALYIPSALQLSVFPSLLLITTMFRLGINISSSRQILLKAYAGHVIQAFGDFVVGGNYIVGFIIFLIITIIQFIVVTKGAERVAEVAARFRLDAMPGKQMAIDADLRAGMIDATQARDKRAQIQKESELYGAMDGAMKFIKGDVIAGIVISLINIVGGLAIGVTMHGMDLAQAAHVYTLLSIGDGLVSQIPSLLVSLTAGIVTTRVSSDKDSNLGREISAQLVKEPRALLLAGFATLGVGFFKGFPLWSFSVLALIFLVLGVLLLTKKNAAKKMAGGGGSSSTTVGAASEGSASTDSPDDYALTLPVILELGKDLSKLIHHRNKAGQTFIDDMIPKMRQALYQDIGIRYPGIHVRTDSPSLEGHDYMILLNEVPYVRGKIPPNHVLTNEVEENLSRYNLPFITYKNAAGLPSAWVSEDAKAILDKAAIKYWSPLEVIILHLSYFFHKNSQEFLGIQEVRSMVEFMERSFPDLVKEVTRLIPLQKLTEIFKRLVQEQISIKDLRTILESLSEWAQTEKDTVLLTEYVRSSLKLYISFKFSQGQSAISVYLLDPEIEEMIRGAIKQTSAGSYLALDPDSVNLILKSMRNTITPTPPGGQPPVLLTAIDVRRYVRKLIETEFPDIAVISYQEVLPEIRIQPLGRIQIF
- the sctW gene encoding type III secretion system gatekeeper subunit SctW, translated to MAAGGTGGLGGSKAVDLSAVQAAQAKADAAEVIASQESSEMSFVRDVPDSSNPAAATRTKKKEETFKSLESRRKGEAKTDKKTETGDKSGQDLADKYTQGNSEVSGSDLRGIRDQLSDNSSSEDVLNLLASKFNDPALQALALDYLVQTTPSSSADLKEALVQARNTLLQQHGTKVSGGRNVLFASQQYGEALGVPPSSLRDIYNVVTTTNLNCHQLLDLLKGQYSHEEMGKVSSFLLNGMSADLKSEGPSVEPPKLQLLMSEIRNLQAILTSYEFFDSRAPTILDSLKTEGHTISPNVNSRSLADAFQGMINDKFPSSSKMERSLQELVGNETEVQTAVMNLFVTALNNTSARLYASASKRQDLKMMMLNTLDSINRDNEDYPKATDFPKPYPWS
- the ychF gene encoding redox-regulated ATPase YchF; the encoded protein is MSHTECGIVGLPNVGKSGLFNALTGAQVASCNYPFCTIDPNVGIVPVLDKRLEILAEMSQSKKILYADMKFIDIAGLVMGASSGAGLGNRFLSHIRETHAIAHVVRCFEDSNVTHVSGKVDPAEDIAVINLELVLADFASAQSIYGKLEKLSKGKKDIGAVLPLLDRLLVHLEKGEPVRSLEMTPEDRALLKPYPFLTMKPMLYVANVGEDALPEMDNAYVSAVREIASKENAQVVPICVQIEEEIVSLPVEERQEFLLSLGLESSCLQKLVSAAYSTLELISYFTTGPQETRAWTIPNGATAVEAAGEIHSDIQKGFIRAEVVTLEDIIAYQGRNGVREAGKLRAEGRDYVVKDGDILLFLHN
- the rpmB gene encoding 50S ribosomal protein L28; amino-acid sequence: MSRKCPLTGKRPRCGNSYTIRGIAKKKKGIGLKTTGKTKRRFYPNMVTKRLWSTEEKRFLKMKISASALRLIDKLGLETAILRAKSKGL
- a CDS encoding 4-alpha-glucanotransferase: MKLFHSIETSPAASSWKLLGTTPKHGICVPLFSLHTKNSCGIGEYLDLLPLISWCASSGFHILQLLPLNDTGEDSSPYNSISSIALNPLFLSLTALPEVHSLPKSKEKLQAMHKLCALPHVPYPKVKQAKWEFLREYYTQIGKASSADNPEFHKFIDKESSWLSPYALFRAIKHHMNGTPSTTWPISLTDQKQFPQLAKTFSSEIHFFSYLQFLCYQQLSQVRTFADQHQVFLMGDLPILISKDSCDVWYAKEYFSSSGSVGAPPDFYNAEGQNWQLPIYNIENLKKDNYIWWKERLRYAENFYSLYRLDHIVGFFRLWVWDSQGNGKFFPESPKEYLKQGTEILSSLLQDSSMLPIGEDLGDVPKDIKKRLKTLGICGTRIPRWEKYWESGEGFIPFDKYCPLSMTSLSTHDSDTLALWWNNSPSEAKEFASFLNLPYSSKLTVETQKTILNLSHQTASIFHINLLNDYLALCPELISKQLYQERINVPGTLSHTNWIYRVRPSIEELSSHERFNHYIKEILP